A segment of the Kluyveromyces marxianus DMKU3-1042 DNA, complete genome, chromosome 5 genome:
AATATATGAAATGATATGATTTGTATAACCTTGAATCTGTATTTACGGAGGGAATATATTGCTTTAGAGGTAACGTAAATTCGTTCATAATAGTGTTTCACCAAGAGCACATCTGGCGATGGCACATCCAGTAGTAATTGTATCTACAACATGACCATCATGTGCAGCCAATTCTGGGTTACattcaacaacatcaagaGCAATTAGCCTACCAGTTTCTGCTATTCTTTCTACCAAGAAAAGACCTTCTCTTAGAGTCAAACCACCTCTTACTGGAGTACCTGTAGCTGGAACGTATAGAGGGTCAATAGCGTCAACATCGTAAGAGACCATGATTGGTTCATCTCCATTCGGACACACCTTTTCTAGAGCCATCTCAATAACTTTGTTCAAGCCAAATCTATCTACATGATACATTGAGAAAGCTGCAATGCcattttccttcaagatTTGTCTTTCGCCAGCGTCAACGTCTCTTAGACCAATATACGCAATCTTCTTTGGATCTAGACATTTTGGAATCCATTGTAATGAAGGTGGAGTGTTCTTAGCGTCAAGACCCATCAAGAATGAAACTGGGCAGCCATGGAGGTTCCCAGACTCCGTAGAGGATGGGGTGTTAATATCAGCATGAGCGTCAATCCATAGCAAACCGGCATTTGGGTATTGGTCGAATACACCCGCCACTGAACCAATGGCAATCGAATGGTCACCACCTAGAGTGAGGGCTAGTTTGCCCTCTTGGGCAACTTTTTTAACGGATTGATAAACCAACTGACTGGCTTCACCGACTAAATTTGGTCTCTTCACAATCCCATGTACATCACTAGCATCATTCTTGCGCGCTTCGAAATCTTTGTCTTGTAATGGTTCTTCCACACTAGTCGTCCATCCCAAGGTTTCTAGATCATGTCTTAAACCttgtttcatcaaatactTTGGACCATTTTCAACACCAGATTTTGGTTGACCACCAGAGAAAGGTGCCAACACGATAccaactttcttttcatcaaagaagtcaAAATGTGGAGTTGTAATTTCTGTTGTCATTGTCATCGTTGAAATGTGTTATTGTTTATTCCGTGTTTAGCGCTTACTTAAAATGAAAGCTTATATTGCTGAGTTGGGTAAGCTACACATAACCTACATAATCTAAGTTTTCATTTACAGAAAGACTCAGAAattttcaagaacaagtAAGATACCTACTCTTTATATAGATTTTAATTTGCCTTTCTCCGCATATATCTCCTCCCCTACATGGTTAACATGATTCTCTACCTCTTGCACTTAACGATAATAAAACAATCTTTTGCAGACTTTTATTATATCgaatttccattttctattttctACTGtctattttgtttctgtttctatGGCATATGCCATTTctataataaaatattgCATCTAATGGAAATATTTCCGAAGGGTAGACAACTATCCTGCACGAAAATATCGGCTCTTCGGAAATACAAAAGTGGCGTAGAAACCTTGTTAGTATTATGGGCTTTCATATTTGCGTAGCATTTTGATTTTTATCTGAGATCTGCTTCCATGAAACTGTTATTTTTTGTGTCGCTAAGTGATAAAAATGGCGAAGCGAGGGTAATATTAAAAGTGtatacataataataaaatgtGAAAGCTAGATTAGGCAAAACAGCTAAGAAGAACCCGCAGAAGATACGGAGGATACAGTTATTGTAATCACGTGATGTAATTTCCATAAAATGATCTCTGACGTAAGAAACCAGAACCTGGAACAGTTGTCCATGATCTTATTTctggaaatcaaaaagtGTACCCCCTTGCCTTCTTTTGACCTTTACCGCCTAAATTTCAAATATATTCACTATCAATATCATTACCGATAATACCCAATGATATCACAATAATGGTCCGTGAGCCTGCGTTTGTGTGCGAGTCCTATCCTGTGTATGACTTGGTATCTTGACTACGATGTCTActccaaaaaaaacaaaaaaaaaaaaaaaaaatacatacTTGATAGCCATTAAACTAATCAAGCCTTTAGAAATAGTAAACAACAAATAATTGTAGGAGGAGACCCCTCTATAGAGAACATACTAGTTCGGTGAAAAAAACACAGTCTTATAGCATGAAAAGGTGCTACAAATAATTGACATAAAGGCAAATATTATCCTTATTAAAGActtcaacaaataaaaTTGGATCAACTTTGATTTCAAGACAATAGAGTATCCATTGAATTAAGCAAAATGAGTGATGATTTTTATAAACCCTCTAATACAATGGATAGCAGTATGGGGTCTGGAGCATTCGAACTAATATCCGAAAAAGTAGAGGCTATTTCAATCCCCAATGTTTCATCCCCAAGCCGTGAAATTATCGAAGTAGAAACGAATGTGGAAACAATACCCAAATCCAGGATCTccgaagaaaaaatgggtAGAGTTATAAACAGGATGGCCATACTAAAGGCTGTATTCGGGACATTGATAGGAAAAGACCGAGTAGCAAAAATTTCCAAATATGTTATAGATTTGTTACTTTTGTTTATCAAAAGTTCAAcatataataacaacataTCCTTGGATATCGATCGCTATTCCAAGTTATTCTCTAACAATAATATCCTTTCAATAGTTCAGAATCCTAAATTAGCTATGCGGATAATCGTATCGAAATCATCAAAATTATTCCTTGAGAAGGGTACTCTCGTGAGTAGCCAGTTGAGTTTCTATCGCCAAATAATGAGATGCGGCTATACCCCATTTAGACTCCACCATTGGTATCACAAATTTCTAGATACCCTTCATGCTGCCCAAAAGTCAAAGGACCTTCACTCTCAAAGTGTAGTGTGGTATAAGGAATGGTGGAATGAAGATACCCTTTCCGATTTCATTGATTTGTACTACGGTATAATGGATGAACTAATGCTATTGCATAAATTGAGACTCTGGTCAAATAAAAGAATGTACTCCTGGGTTTCGAAACATGAAGCTCTTTCCTGGTATTATGATATCATTTTGGgattgaagaaaaactgGGAAAAGCTTCAATCGATTAAACAgaaagaatttgaattaAAAATCCAGTATCAGGTTCGCCAACGTGCATTAGAGTTATCATCGAAATTAAACGAATCatccacttcttcttcttatatTGATGGGAGCGCATCCTTAGTTAAACAAAATATCATCGAAAGCTTCAAACAGAGTAATTTAGATTTGGAACAGGAAATGGTAGCTAAGTTGCAATCATATCAACATGACAAACGCATAATCAAGTTTGACCTAATACGGCTATTCTTCGATTTCCTTGCAGATTCAACAGATGTGTTCGGGATGAAGACTCCACCTGGAACATATGCAGCGCTATCACTATGCTCCGGTGTTCTTGGCTTCTCAAAATTATGGGTCcaagctgaagaagatttgaaaaagtaGCAGaaattacaaaatatttagAGGACTAAAGGCTTTAAAATACaaacgaaaagaacaaattcttttgtGGGCTTTCTGGTACCTTAATTGATAAACCGTTCTCTATGAAAGTATTATAAAAACCATAACACATAATTTCTTCTatgaacaaaatatataattatagAAGCTAGAAGTAGTTGTCTAACGAGGATTAATAATGATGGGAATGGTGAAACGCCCGATAATTTGCAACTGAATATAACGTaaaattaataaaaaaaataatagaCTACTGAACTTAAATGTCACCAAAAGTAACTGTATAGAATAAACGGAAAATCTGTGCCCAAAAATAGTATAAAATTACTACACTGAATACAATTACCATTCACTTTCCCCTTGGGCTTTTTGGAAAGCATAATCCTTATGATCTATTGTAACCACACCTTCCTTCAAGTTACACTTCCATTTGTTTTTGACTCTCAGCACTTTGTCATATAAGCACAACATCATATTGA
Coding sequences within it:
- the CAR1 gene encoding arginase; the protein is MTMTTEITTPHFDFFDEKKVGIVLAPFSGGQPKSGVENGPKYLMKQGLRHDLETLGWTTSVEEPLQDKDFEARKNDASDVHGIVKRPNLVGEASQLVYQSVKKVAQEGKLALTLGGDHSIAIGSVAGVFDQYPNAGLLWIDAHADINTPSSTESGNLHGCPVSFLMGLDAKNTPPSLQWIPKCLDPKKIAYIGLRDVDAGERQILKENGIAAFSMYHVDRFGLNKVIEMALEKVCPNGDEPIMVSYDVDAIDPLYVPATGTPVRGGLTLREGLFLVERIAETGRLIALDVVECNPELAAHDGHVVDTITTGCAIARCALGETLL
- the PEX25 gene encoding Pex25p → MSDDFYKPSNTMDSSMGSGAFELISEKVEAISIPNVSSPSREIIEVETNVETIPKSRISEEKMGRVINRMAILKAVFGTLIGKDRVAKISKYVIDLLLLFIKSSTYNNNISLDIDRYSKLFSNNNILSIVQNPKLAMRIIVSKSSKLFLEKGTLVSSQLSFYRQIMRCGYTPFRLHHWYHKFLDTLHAAQKSKDLHSQSVVWYKEWWNEDTLSDFIDLYYGIMDELMLLHKLRLWSNKRMYSWVSKHEALSWYYDIILGLKKNWEKLQSIKQKEFELKIQYQVRQRALELSSKLNESSTSSSYIDGSASLVKQNIIESFKQSNLDLEQEMVAKLQSYQHDKRIIKFDLIRLFFDFLADSTDVFGMKTPPGTYAALSLCSGVLGFSKLWVQAEEDLKK